The genomic stretch aatctcacattgttgtcaatttttgctcaatcttgcatgctttctcaaacagctgtaactatatacgcattcgtaaatcaggtcctttcttgagttgggctctgggatgtaacaactgttgagcatctgatcttatggttgattgtggaggaaaggggttgagtgtgttagagtatgtgagtgtgtgtttatcccacatctgttgcaagggggtaaggatgttagggagaatataggatgagccacaataattgtttgctaaaataatcattgcttgtcaaaaatgtaatgtaaaacaatggcaatccgggttataggttagAATCCTACGCattaactgccaacattattacgcatattaattgataatgatggaaaataacatatgcaagatatttgaatagatatatttttaaatagctatatacagttgaagtcggaggtttacatacaccttagccaaatacatttaaactcagtttttcacaattcctgacatttaatcctagtaagaattccctgtcttaggtcagttaggatcaccactttattttaagaatgtgaaatgtcagaataatagtagagagaatgttttatttcagcttttatttctttcatcacattcccagtgggtcagaagtttacatacactcaattagtatttggtagcattgcctataaattgtttaacttgggtgaaacgtttcggggagccttccacaagcttcccacgatacgttgggtgaattttggcccattcctcctgacagagctggtgtaactgagtcaggtttgtaggcctccttgctcgcacatgctttttcagttctgcccacacattttctataggattgaggtcagggctttgtgatggccactccaataccttgactttgttgtccttaagccattttgccacaactttggaagtatgcttggggacattgtccatttggaagaccatttgcgaccaagctttaacttccttcctgactaatgtcttgagatgttgcttcattatatccacataattttccttcctcatgatgccatctattttgtgaagtgcaccagtccctcctgcagcaaagcacccccacagcatgatgctgccacccctgtgcttcacggttgtgatggtgttttcggcttgcaagcgtccccctttttccttcaaacataacgatggtcattatggccaaaaagttatattttcgtttcatcagaccagaggacatttatccaaaaagtacgatctttgtccccatgtgcagttgcaaaccgtagtcaggctttttttttttttttttggagcagtgacttcttccttgctgagcggcctttaagGTTATGTCAATATtcgacttgttttactgtggatatagatacttttgtacctgtttcctccagcatcttcacaaggtcctttgctgttgttctgggattgatttgcacttttcgcaccaaggtacgttattctctaggagacagaacgcttctccttcctgagtggtatgacggctgcgtggtcccatggtgtttatacttgcatactattgtttatacagatgaacgtggtaccttcaggcatttggaaattgctcccaaggatgaaccagacttgtggaggtctacaaaacatttgtcggaggtcttggctgatttcctttgattttcccatgatgttaagcaaagaggcactgagtttgaaggtaggccttgaaatacatccacaggtacacctccaattgactcaaatgatgtcaattagcctatcagaagcttctaaagccatgacatcattttctgtaattttccaagctgtttaaaggcacagtcaacttctgacccactggaattgtgaaacagtgaattataagtgaaataatctgtctgtaaacaattgttggaaaaattaattgtttcatgcacaaagtagatgtcctaacagacttgccaaaactatagtttgttaacaagaaatttctCTGTCAATTCCTACTGTGACTACAGCACAACTCTCTCCCAGGGCACAGTACAGGCTACTTCACTGGACCTTCTCTGCAGCATAAATCTGGCCTGGACCCCAGGAGCCATGACCATAGTAGACTTGTACACATAGACATCATACTCAGGTATGTACTCCAAATCTGATAGTTTTTCCTTAGAAAAAGACACGGCCCATTGCCAGGTATTATAGTTGAGCATGGATTTGTTATGGGAAGAGTAGAACCCAACCCAGGAGTTATTCAACCTTAACTTCCAGTCAGTGAATTACTTTTTTACAAACAGGCGAGCGCAGGCCATTCCATCCTTGACAAATAGCTGCAGACTGGAGTTAGGCCTATACCCGCTTAGATCAACAGGAATCTCTCCATTGGCATCATGAAACTCAGGACTCCTACATATCTATTCCCCAATGGTGGGACGTCTAAAAAACCTTGTAAAGAAATATGGTACCTTCTTGTGGAGCCTGACCTGGAGTCCAGATTTGAGGGGTACTGAGGTGTCGCAGCTCCCAGAGTCTCTGTCTGCCGAGGCACTGTCTAGTTTGCTCTCACTGTCGTTGTTCTCATAAAGGACCACCATTACACCCTGGTCCAATAGCCTCTTGGGGATACCACTCCAGATTATCTAGGCTTTTCCTTCTTGTGTGGTTTTCACTTCAAGCTTAATTGATTTAGAGTTGTCATCCTCCATGCCACTCTGGGTTTCAACTGAACCAAGTCTTCGTGGTCTACATTACCTTCTGGAGCGTCGGAAGTACAATACAATTGCTATAAGAAGTGACAGACCATTAGAGCACACTGGCCCCCGCCAGATGCGTTCAAGATCATTCAGTATGTTGTTGTTGAACTCTACATTAAATCTACGTGGAATTTCAGATTGGGCAATGGTTGAGAGACTTTGGATCTGTCTTAAGAGGTTTGGGGTGATGCGGTAGGTGTTCTCTGGGTCGTATGCTGTACCTAGGTTCTGGTTGTATGGATGGTGCTGTGTGATGAAGACATTATCCACTGCTATAGACTGATCTAACCTTTCTGGACTAACTTGGACTAAGATCCTGTCCCTGTTTCTC from Coregonus clupeaformis isolate EN_2021a chromosome 21, ASM2061545v1, whole genome shotgun sequence encodes the following:
- the LOC121534483 gene encoding uncharacterized protein LOC121534483; the protein is MLLHWLANNMNIDNNDNMRLKFNPTRGDFGFHFYLNADRPPRLPFLSSESGNYYSFGNLNTIRHNTRALPGYVSQLYRNSRTCAEIDERNRDRILVQVSPERLDQSIAVDNVFITQHHPYNQNLGTAYDPENTYRITPNLLRQIQSLSTIAQSEIPRRFNVEFNNNILNDLERIWRGPVCSNVYYGHGSWGPGQIYAAEKVQ